From Chlorocebus sabaeus isolate Y175 chromosome 15, mChlSab1.0.hap1, whole genome shotgun sequence, the proteins below share one genomic window:
- the CRTAP gene encoding cartilage-associated protein yields the protein MESGRPGVAALLALLCVACALRAGRAQYERYSFRSFPRDELMPLESAYRHALDKYSGEHWAESVGYLEISLRLHRLLRDSEAFCHRNCSAAPQPEPASGLASYPELRLFGGLLRRAHCLKRCKQGLPAFRQSQPSREVLADFQRREPYKFLQFAYFKANNLPKAIAAAHTFLLKHPDDEMMKRNMAYYKSLPGAEDYIKDLETKSYESLFIRAVRAYNGENWRTSITDMELALPDFFKAFYECLAACEGSREIKDFKDFYLSIADHYVEVLECKIQCEENLTPVIGGYPVEKFVATMYHYLQFAYYKLNDLKNAAPCAVSYLLFDQNDRVMQQNLVYYQYHRDTWGLSDEHFQPRPEAVQFFNVTTLQKELYDFAKENIMDDDEGEVVEYVDDLLELEETS from the exons ATGGAGTCGGGGCGTCCGGGGGTCGCGGCGCTGCTGGCGCTGCTGTGCGTGGCCTGTGCGCTGCGCGCCGGGCGCGCGCAGTACGAACGCTACAGCTTCCGCAGCTTCCCACGGGACGAGCTGATGCCGCTCGAGTCGGCCTACCGGCACGCGCTGGACAAGTATAGTGGGGAGCACTGGGCTGAGAGCGTGGGCTACCTGGAGATCAGCCTGCGGCTGCACCGCCTGCTGCGCGACAGCGAGGCCTTCTGCCACCGCAACTGCAGCGCCGCGCCGCAGCCCGAGCCCGCCTCCGGCCTCGCCAGCTATCCAGAGCTGCGCCTCTTCGGGGGCCTGCTGCGCCGCGCGCACTGCCTCAAGCGCTGCAAGCAAGGCCTGCCAGCCTTCCGCCAGTCCCAGCCCAGCCGCGAGGTGCTGGCGGACTTCCAGCGCCGCGAGCCCTACAAGTTCCTGCAGTTCGCCTACTTCAAG GCAAATAATCTCCCCAAAGCCATCGCAGCTGCTCACACCTTTCTACTGAAGCATCCTGATGACGAAATGATGAAGAGGAACATGGCATATTATAAGAGCCTGCCTGGTGCCGAGGACTACATTAAAGACCTGGAAACCAAGTCGTATGAG AGCCTGTTCATCCGAGCAGTGCGAGCGTACAACGGTGAGAACTGGAGAACATCCATCACAGACATGGAGCTGGCCCTTCCCGACTTCTTCAAAGCCTTTTACGAGTGTCTCGCGGCCTGTGAGGGTTCCAGGGAGATCAAGGACTTCAAGGATTTCTACCTTTCCATAGCAG ATCATTATGTAGAAGTTCTGGAATGCAAAATACAGTGTGAAGAGAACCTCACCCCAGTTATAGGAGGCTATCCAGTTGAGAAATTTGTGGCTACCATGTATCATTACTTGCAGTTTGCCTATTATAAGT TGAATGACCTGAAGAACGCAGCCCCCTGCGCAGTCAGCTACCTGCTCTTTGATCAGAATGACAGGGTCATGCAGCAGAACCTGGTGTATTACCAGTACCACAGGGACACGTGGGGCCTCTCGGATGAGCACTTCCAGCCCAGACCT GAAGCAGTTCAGTTCTTTAACGTGACCACACTCCAGAAGGAGCTGTATGACTTTGCTAAGGAAAATATAATGGACGATGATGAG